Below is a window of Tolypothrix bouteillei VB521301 DNA.
ATTATAATCGATGGGATTCCTTATAAAAAAAGTAACCAATCCCAACCACTAGGCAAATACAGTGGGTATCGGTGGAGACAGTATTTATATGTTCACCCAGATACTGGGCTTCTCTGTCTCGTTGAGCCAATACCAAACACACCGACCAAAAAGCCAGATGATGTCGTTGTTGTAAATAACTACCATCAGTATCGCAAAATTAACGATATCTGGTACTTGGTTGTGTTTGCTGATTTTCCCAGTATGCCGGGAAATTATTTAGCAACCGACGTTTTACTTCAGTTAAATCTTTATCGTTGGGATGCTTGTAAAAAATATGGCAGGGAAATCTACGCGCTCGGCAAACAACAGTGTAATAAAAAGGAAATCAAGCATATCAAGCACTTGCTTGAGAAAAGAGCGCGATCGATAGCATGGGAAAGTATCAAACGACCGAAGAAATAAACAACTTAATCACTTCCTTTGAGGATTGTACTTTGCCTCGATGTCAGTGGACTCATGCTGCACACTTAACTGTTGCCCTGTGGTATCTCACTCAATACGAGGTAAAAGAAGCAATAGAGCTCATTCGTGAGGGTATTAAGAAATACAACTTTGCCATGAAGATCGAGACCACCAAAGATGGTGGGTATCACGAAACATTGACCCTATTCTGGATTCAGAGAGGGAGTCAGTACCTTTTGAGTGCTCGGACTCAAGATTCTTTGTTGCAACTGGTCAATGAATTCGTCGATTATTACCAAGATCGGCACTTACCGTTTCAATATTACACTCGAGATTTACTAATGTCTTGGGAGGCTCGTAATACTTGGGTTGCACCTGATTTAAAGCCTTGAGTTGGACATTGAAAATTTCTGGATTTCACACAACTACAAACCGTTATACACATGATATGAGTTGAGGTTTTATGACGCAAATCAGCACAAAACTCGTTCAACAACTACGTCAAAAAACTAGTGTTGGGATTATGGATTGCAAAAAGGCATTGCAAGAAAATAATAGCGACCTTATTAAAGCTGAAGAATGGCTGCGGAAAAAAGGTTTAGCTAAAGCGATCGCGATCGCAAATCGCGTATCTGCGGAAGGGCTTGTAGAGAGTTACATCCATAATGGTAGTCGAGTCGGTGTGCTGATAGAAGTCAACTGCGAAACTGACTTTGTAGCTCGTAACGAGAAGTTTCAAACCCTAGTTCGAGACTTAGCCATGCAAATTGCTGCTTATCAAAATATAGAGTATGTTAAGGTAGCTGACATTCCACTGGAAGTCGTAACTAGGGAAAAAGAAATTGAAATGGGACGAGATGACATAGCTAACAAGCCCGAAGCAGTCAAAGAAAAAATAGTTCAAGGAAGGATTGAAAAACGCCTCAAAGAAATGTCTTTGATGGATCAACCTTTCCTTCGGGATTCAAGTAACACTGTAGAAAATGTCATCAAGCAGCATATAGCCTTACTGGGTGAAAATATCCAAGTTCGGCGCTTTGTCCGCTTTGTTTTAGGTGAAGGTATTCAGGTGGATGAATAAACAAGGCTTTTAGCATAAAGTCGGAAAAACAGTAGCAATCGCTGCTGTTTTTTTAATTTGTTCGTAGTGGTGCTAAAGCTGTTGTCACTCATTTTGTGGCGATCGCTGAAAAAGTTGTCGTCTCGTTGCTAGAAGTTGCAAACCTTTACTTACCATCAAAATGAGTAACACGACAACTAGAGCTATAGCCAAAAGAGGAACAAAGATTGCTAGGGCTGAGAGAACGATCGCACCCACAGCCTCTATGGTGGAAATAACACCGTTACCGAAACCTCCGGTGAGTGCTGTTGAAGACAAACGAGTCATCCCCATGAAAGTTTGGATAATTCCTGCAGCACCACCACCAGCAAGAACGGCGACTGTCCATTCTAATAAAGGAGTCGTGGTATCGTGAACCAAAGCTTTAGTGATAAAAGTTCCTACCGCGATCGCAGTAGGTGTGGAGACGACATCCAAAGCATGATCGACCCAAGGAATGTAATAAGCTGCAACCTCAATACAAGTGGCTACAGCAAAGGCTATGAGTGCCGGATATGTTCCAATCCAGCTAAAATCTGGTGAAAGTGGTAAATGCCCGTAGATGGCAGCGATACTCATGACAAGAGGTGGTACAAAAATGCGAAAGCCACAGGCTGCACTGAGAGCAATACCTATACCTATACTTAATAATGTATCCATAGGGTTACGACTTCATGCCCGATCTCGCGAACGGGTTTAAATGTCCAATATTACTTAG
It encodes the following:
- the tsf gene encoding translation elongation factor Ts, which translates into the protein MTQISTKLVQQLRQKTSVGIMDCKKALQENNSDLIKAEEWLRKKGLAKAIAIANRVSAEGLVESYIHNGSRVGVLIEVNCETDFVARNEKFQTLVRDLAMQIAAYQNIEYVKVADIPLEVVTREKEIEMGRDDIANKPEAVKEKIVQGRIEKRLKEMSLMDQPFLRDSSNTVENVIKQHIALLGENIQVRRFVRFVLGEGIQVDE
- a CDS encoding DUF4126 domain-containing protein, with amino-acid sequence MDTLLSIGIGIALSAACGFRIFVPPLVMSIAAIYGHLPLSPDFSWIGTYPALIAFAVATCIEVAAYYIPWVDHALDVVSTPTAIAVGTFITKALVHDTTTPLLEWTVAVLAGGGAAGIIQTFMGMTRLSSTALTGGFGNGVISTIEAVGAIVLSALAIFVPLLAIALVVVLLILMVSKGLQLLATRRQLFQRSPQNE